GACTTCGGGAGTTATGTTGACCTGCCTGAAAAACAATATCAAACAGCTGAGTTAATAACTATTGAAGGCTATCATTATTTACATAAAAGACATCAAGCGTTGATGCCCGACATAGAGAAAGCATTAGCCTTAGCTATTGAAGATATAGGGCCGTATCCAAAAGGGTCGATCAACAGACCCTAGCTATTCAATAATTAACCTCGTTTATAAGGCGGCAAGGCATTGAGTAGATCTTGCCCATAGCGTTTAGTTTTTAACCGCTTGTCTAAAATGGTAATAATACCCGTGTCTTTTTCATTCCTTAATAACCGGCCTGTCGCTTGTATTAACTTTTTGCTGGCTTCAGGGACACTAATCGACATAAAAGGATTCCCGCCTTTCGCGCTAACATATTCAGCGTGAGCTTCTTCTACCGGGCTTGTTGGTACAGAAAAGGGGAGTTTGGTGATAATTAAGTTTGTAAGATATTTACCCGGCAGATCAAGCCCTTCTGAGAAGCTTTGTGTGCCAAAAACAATGCTGCTTTTATTGCTGTTACAGTACTTTTTGTGACTATCAATGATGTGTTGTCTTGATTGCTCGCCTTGAACCAAAATAGACAATTTATTTTTTTCACGCAGTGCTTTAGCGACAGTTTCCATCTGCCAGTAAGATGAGAATAACACTAACGTTGCCATATCTTGGGCAATCAGTTCTGGTAGCCTTCGAATTAATTCATCGGTAAAGCGTTCATCACTTGGCTCGTATTCAGTATCAATTATTTTCAATTGTGCGCACTGTTGATAATCAAAAGGCGAGTCCACCTTTTGATACTGGGTACCATCAGTATTACTTAGGCCTACTTGTCGGCGGAAATGATCAAATGAATTTAACGCCATTATGGTTGCAGAGCAAAGTACAGCTCCTTCACATTTAGACCATAACTTATCTTCCAAGGTAAAGCCTACTTCAATGGGGGATGCTGCTAATAAGTAATCAAGTTTTTTATGTTCAGTTAATTCACACCAACGAGCAACCGGTGCTGCTTTCTCACTATCAACTTTTGCATACATAGCCCATAAGGCATGAAAGTTTTCTAGTCGCTGACTTAAAAAACCATACTCTGATAATAGAGGTTCGGCTAAATAACTTGCTACTTCACCGTCTTTTACCGCTTCCATTAACAGAAAATATAATTTATTCGCGTGGTTTAAACATTTTTTACTAAGCTCTTCTAAATCTTCTGCGGGTTGCTTTATAGCCTTAGGCAGCACACCATGTTCAAAACGATAAACGGTATTGTCTTTGTCTGTAGAAAACTTAGTACGCTTATTAGGCACAAAATAGATGCTTTTGTTAGCATCAATGAAGGTAAGAACTTTTTGTAAATCAGTGAGGAGATCTGTGCAGTCATCTGCTAGTTTTAATGACGGTGAAATAGCACTTTGCGACTTGATTAGCTTTGCCATTTTATCCGCTAACTCTTTAAGTTTATCTAGCCATTCTGTTGCACCTTTTAAGGCAATTGCAGCACTGGCGTGATCACGGGTTATTTTCGGTAGGTGGTGCGCTTCGTCAATAATATAATAAGTATCTTCTGGATCAGGTAAAATTTTACCACCACCCATTTCAAGATCTGCCAAGAGCAAACTGTGGTTAATCACTAACACATCGCTGTTATCCATGGTTTCTCGTGCTTTATGAAACGGACAATGCGTATGATCAGCTACATTTCTTAAACAGCTGTATTTATCAGACTGAATAAGTTGCCAAATATGATGCGGAATAGGATCTGTCCATGAATCTCTATCACCTTGCCAGTGATTTTCCATTAAAGCTTTATGCAATTGTTTTAAAAGTGTTATGTCACGCTCAGAGGGTTTTTCAGCGAAGGTAAAACCGGGCTGTGGGGTGTCTTGCGCGCTTACTGCTGCAGTTAATTTTTGTCGGCATACATAGCGCTGTCGACCTTTTACCAGTGTGAATGAAAAATCAATGCCGCTATGTTGCTTTAAAAAAGGTAAGTCTTTCTCCACTAGTTGTTCTTGCAATGCGACGGTTGCTGTTGAAATACATATTTTTTTGTCTTTCGCTTTAGCCAGTGGAATAGCGCCTAAGGAATACGCAAGTGATTTACCTGTACCAGTACCTGCTTCTATCGCGATTATTTTACGATCTTTGCTGTATTCTCCTGCAAGCGTTTTTGCTATTTCTGCAATTAAAAAGGTTTGTTGTTTTCTAGGATTGAAGTTCTCTAGGTGTTCACCGAATGCTTTGTAAGCTGTTCGTATTGCTTGTTTTATATTATCGGAAAGCATAGAAAGCTTTAACTCCCTGAGACGGTTTATTCTAGCGTCAATTTAATTTACAATGCTGTATATATTACCAGTTCGCTGGTGCGATTGATAACACTTTAAGGATTTTATTTGCTGCAATCGTGTAAAACTATTAAAGGCTTTATTTTGACGAGGCAGGCTTACGACAGTCAAGCAGGTATCGTTTTATCTTACTGGATAAAAAGCAAAGATGGCGTTAGTTGTATCAATATTTATGATGAACAGGCGTTATTTTTTATCGAAAATGAAAACGTTGATAAGTCTCTTGCTCTGCTAAAAGCGGCTGCAATAACGGTTAATAAAATTACTCCGTTAACATTAAAAACCTTTCAACAGCAACAAGTCACGGGGTTCTATTTTAATTCAATGCAGCACTTTTATCGTGCCCGTGAAGTGCTATTAAATCATGATATTAAACGTTATGAAGATGATATTAGGCCAGATGAACGGTATTTGATGGAACGCTTTATTACCGCCAATGTAGAGTTTATATGTCAATCATCAATTGATGAACAGTTAGGTAGTCCTCCTGTATTTACTGGTGTTAAAGCGAGGTCTTTAGTTGAAGGTAAATTACGTTTTCCTGTGTCGTTTTCAGTTGTTTCATTAGATATTGAATGCACGCTAAAAGGTGAATTATTTTCTATAGGTCTTTATTTAGAGTCTGATCAGCAAGAATCAGTGAAAACAGTACTGATGATCGGTGAAAATACTGGTTGTTACTCTAATAAACTCTCTACAGATGAAGCGAGTCATATCTACCCGCAGATTGTCTGGTGCGCAAATGAAAAGGCGTTACTTCAAGCACTTATCCGTTGGTTTCATGAATATGATCCCGATATTGTTATTGGTTGGAATGTTATTAACTTTGATTTTCAAATTTTACAACAACGATTCGACTTATATCGATTAACGTTTTCAATTGGACGAGATGGTAAACAACCACGATGGAGGAAAAATCGCGCAAGTGAGCAGCTTTTTATTGATATTAATGGTCGTGTGATCATAGACGGAATCGATTTACTAAGAACGGCAACGTATTCTTTTAGTAGCTTTTCATTAGATTCCGTGGCAACAGAGTTACTCGGTGTTGGAAAAAAAGTTGAAGATGTTGAAAATCGAGTGGCTGAAATCATTGATAATTTTCATCATGATAAATTAGCCTTAGCAGCCTACAACATGCAAGATTGTGCACTAGTGTTGCAGATATTTGAACATACTGACTTGTTATCGTTTGCTAAACTGCGTGCTGAATTAACTGGCTTATCAATTGACAGAATAGGGGGATCAGTTGCTGCATTTACCAACCTTTATTTGCCTAAGTTACATCGAGCTGGTTATATTGCACCTAATTTAGGCGACGGAATGAAAGGGTTAGTGTCGCCGGGTGGCTTTGTGATGAATTCAATACCTGGACTGTATAAAAACGTATTGGTCCTCGATTTTAAAAGTTTGTATCCCAGTATTATTCGTACCTTTAACATTGATCCCATGGGGATGGTGGAAGGATTACTCGATATTGACCATAGTATAGAAGGTTTTGACGGTGCATATTTTTCCCGAGA
The Thalassotalea hakodatensis genome window above contains:
- the dinG gene encoding ATP-dependent DNA helicase DinG, with protein sequence MLSDNIKQAIRTAYKAFGEHLENFNPRKQQTFLIAEIAKTLAGEYSKDRKIIAIEAGTGTGKSLAYSLGAIPLAKAKDKKICISTATVALQEQLVEKDLPFLKQHSGIDFSFTLVKGRQRYVCRQKLTAAVSAQDTPQPGFTFAEKPSERDITLLKQLHKALMENHWQGDRDSWTDPIPHHIWQLIQSDKYSCLRNVADHTHCPFHKARETMDNSDVLVINHSLLLADLEMGGGKILPDPEDTYYIIDEAHHLPKITRDHASAAIALKGATEWLDKLKELADKMAKLIKSQSAISPSLKLADDCTDLLTDLQKVLTFIDANKSIYFVPNKRTKFSTDKDNTVYRFEHGVLPKAIKQPAEDLEELSKKCLNHANKLYFLLMEAVKDGEVASYLAEPLLSEYGFLSQRLENFHALWAMYAKVDSEKAAPVARWCELTEHKKLDYLLAASPIEVGFTLEDKLWSKCEGAVLCSATIMALNSFDHFRRQVGLSNTDGTQYQKVDSPFDYQQCAQLKIIDTEYEPSDERFTDELIRRLPELIAQDMATLVLFSSYWQMETVAKALREKNKLSILVQGEQSRQHIIDSHKKYCNSNKSSIVFGTQSFSEGLDLPGKYLTNLIITKLPFSVPTSPVEEAHAEYVSAKGGNPFMSISVPEASKKLIQATGRLLRNEKDTGIITILDKRLKTKRYGQDLLNALPPYKRG
- a CDS encoding DNA polymerase II, translating into MLQSCKTIKGFILTRQAYDSQAGIVLSYWIKSKDGVSCINIYDEQALFFIENENVDKSLALLKAAAITVNKITPLTLKTFQQQQVTGFYFNSMQHFYRAREVLLNHDIKRYEDDIRPDERYLMERFITANVEFICQSSIDEQLGSPPVFTGVKARSLVEGKLRFPVSFSVVSLDIECTLKGELFSIGLYLESDQQESVKTVLMIGENTGCYSNKLSTDEASHIYPQIVWCANEKALLQALIRWFHEYDPDIVIGWNVINFDFQILQQRFDLYRLTFSIGRDGKQPRWRKNRASEQLFIDINGRVIIDGIDLLRTATYSFSSFSLDSVATELLGVGKKVEDVENRVAEIIDNFHHDKLALAAYNMQDCALVLQIFEHTDLLSFAKLRAELTGLSIDRIGGSVAAFTNLYLPKLHRAGYIAPNLGDGMKGLVSPGGFVMNSIPGLYKNVLVLDFKSLYPSIIRTFNIDPMGMVEGLLDIDHSIEGFDGAYFSRDKHFLPDIIEELWSERDKAKAEHNDALSQAIKIIMNSFYGILGSTGCRFFDPRLASSITKRGHELLKTTKRWIEQRGFQVIYGDTDSIFVSVPDDLDQAACKVKGDELADLINQRWQEELTRKYKITSQLEIEFETHFIKFFMPTIRGQEVGTKKRYAGIVNKKGTESIIFKGLESVRSDWTPLAKQFQKSLYSKVFNDEPVIDYVRSIVQQTLKGELDHLLVYRKRIRRKLHLYVKNVPPHIKAARAADEINSQQGRALRFQNKGWVEYVLTTSGPQVVGYVNAPMDYQLYIDRQLAAVADAILPFIGESFDQIVAPQQSLF